In Parageobacillus sp. KH3-4, the genomic window GATGTTCAATACGGCGGAATTGGACGCCCGGTAAACCGATATATGATGAAACACCACATATAGGCAAAACGGGCTATACCGATGAGCGTTCAATAAAACGAACAGGCAACTTTTCCGTTTTCCTCGCGATATTCCCTGTTTCCATATAATGATAAATAAGGCGAAACGCTTTTATTCCCATCAGCGCAAGCGGCAGTTCGATCGTCGTAATTTGCAGCGGTTCGGAAATCGGATGGTTGTCAAAACTAACAATCGCAAGATCAGCGGGGATCTTCACTCCTTCCTTTTTCCCCCATAACACGATGCCTGCCGCCACTTGATCGCTCGATACAAGCAGCGCGCTCGGCTTTTCCGGCAACGACATCCATTCATGAACGACGCGTTTTCCATCTTCCATGTATAAACAACGATCAAAAATCCACTCTTTTCGCGGCTCAACGCCAATCTGCCGCAATGTATCATAATATGCTGCTTGCCTAGCCTTGCTATTTGCCCCCGTCGTTCGTCCGATGCAATAGCCGATATGGCGATGGCCTTTTTGAATCAAATAACGCAACGCTTTCGTAAACGCTT contains:
- a CDS encoding LacI family DNA-binding transcriptional regulator; translated protein: MANIREIAKEAGVSVATVSRVLNGYPYVREEKRNAVWEAVEKLNYTKNINAVHLAKGKTSIVGVVLPYVNHPYFATVLEGISKEALRHRYHLLVFQTNYDMEKELEALEMMRMKQVDGLIICSHVADWNVIGEYKQDGPIVLCEDVRDQDFLSVYIDHYEAFTKALRYLIQKGHRHIGYCIGRTTGANSKARQAAYYDTLRQIGVEPRKEWIFDRCLYMEDGKRVVHEWMSLPEKPSALLVSSDQVAAGIVLWGKKEGVKIPADLAIVSFDNHPISEPLQITTIELPLALMGIKAFRLIYHYMETGNIARKTEKLPVRFIERSSV